A single genomic interval of Sphingobacteriales bacterium harbors:
- a CDS encoding thioredoxin family protein, whose protein sequence is MSTNSFNVYPTENQITATEKYDTLLNKTTIVISEIQSAQPPATLTLEEVQARMASYFYSGDWQQLQTAAKTNNKIYFVDFVTNWCQVCREMDNKVFASENFSKFVTQNNILAYKLNADKQSDIADYYGIEYYPTIIFFNANGQELGRTTGYTSEDILVQHLKHYKPKVPHTKYSSFR, encoded by the coding sequence TACTGCGACCGAAAAGTACGATACCCTACTAAATAAAACAACCATCGTCATTTCAGAAATACAAAGCGCACAGCCGCCCGCAACACTCACTTTAGAAGAGGTGCAAGCCCGTATGGCTTCCTATTTTTATAGTGGCGACTGGCAACAGCTACAAACTGCTGCTAAAACCAACAACAAAATTTACTTTGTTGATTTTGTTACAAATTGGTGTCAAGTTTGCCGCGAAATGGATAACAAAGTATTTGCCAGCGAAAATTTTAGCAAATTTGTAACCCAAAACAATATCTTAGCCTATAAACTAAACGCCGACAAGCAAAGTGATATTGCTGATTACTACGGTATAGAATACTACCCCACTATAATATTTTTTAATGCAAACGGGCAAGAATTAGGTCGCACAACGGGTTATACCAGCGAAGATATTTTGGTACAGCACCTTAAGCATTACAAACCTAAAGTGCCGCATACAAAATATTCAAGTTTCCGGTAA